A single window of Eucalyptus grandis isolate ANBG69807.140 chromosome 1, ASM1654582v1, whole genome shotgun sequence DNA harbors:
- the LOC104448089 gene encoding UDP-glycosyltransferase 88B1, giving the protein MKEAIVLYPSPAIGHLISMVELGKLLLTHRPSLSIHILITNQAYDAGSTTTYIASISDTVPSIAFHYFPATTLPPDFSTTSPHRETLALELLRLNNPNVHRALTSISENHVVHGLIIDFFCVAAVAVARELNIPCYYFFTSGAGFLNFFLYIPTLHDKFAKSLKDFATPIDVPGTPPIPPSDVADPIQDRYDEAYKGFLESSLKMQTSAGIIVNTFEKLEHRAIRAIMDGQCVPGGPTPPLYCIGPLISSRGGDDGGSPDCLTWLDSQPRGSVVFLCFGSLGVFSVEQLQEIATGLERSGQRFLWVVRNPSEDKNQKASMFAMPAPDLDSLLPEGFLERTKERGLVVKKWAPQVAVLSHPSVGGFVTHCGWNSVLEAVCAGIPMLAWPLYAEQRHNRVLLVQEMRIALPVDESEDGSVRSEEVEKRVRELMESEEGKMVRERTLAMKEEAKAALSPGGSSRLALARLVESWKRE; this is encoded by the coding sequence ATGAAGGAAGCAATCGTGCTGTATCCGTCACCGGCCATCGGCCACCTCATCTCCATGGTGGAGCTCGGGAAGCTCCTCCTCACCCACCGCCCTTCCCTCTCCATCCACATTCTCATCACCAACCAAGCTTACGACGCCGGCTCCACCACCACCTACATCGCTTCCATCTCCGACACTGTTCCCTCCATTGCCTTCCACTACTTCCCCGCCACAACACTCCCCCCGGACTTCTCCACCACCTCCCCCCACCGTGAGACCCTCGCCCTCGAGCTCCTCCGCCTCAACAACCCCAACGTCCATCGCGCCCTCACCTCTATCTCCGAGAACCATGTCGTTCACGGCCTCATCATCGACTTCTTCTGCGTCGCTGCTGTCGCCGTCGCGCGTGAGCTCAACATCCCCTGCTACTACTTCTTCACTTCGGGGGCCGGTTTCCTCAACTTCTTCCTATACATCCCAACTCTTCACGACAAGTTTGCCAAAAGCTTGAAAGACTTTGCCACCCCCATAGATGTCCCCGGCACACCGCCAATACCGCCCTCCGATGTTGCTGATCCGATACAGGATCGCTACGATGAGGCCTACAAGGGCTTCTTGGAATCGTCCTTGAAGATGCAGACTTCAGCCGGGATCATAGTCAACACCTTCGAGAAGCTCGAGCATAGAGCGATACGAGCCATCATGGACGGCCAGTGTGTGCCCGGTGGACCCACTCCGCCGCTTTACTGCATCGGGCCACTGATCTCGAGCAGAGGAGGCGACGATGGTGGATCTCCAGATTGTCTGACATGGCTGGACTCGCAGCCAAGAGGGAGCGTCGTGTTCTTGTGTTTCGGGAGCTTGGGCGTCTTCTCGGTGGAACAGCTGCAGGAAATAGCGACGGGACTGGAAAGGAGCGGTCAACGGTTCTTGTGGGTGGTCCGTAACCCATCAGAGGATAAGAACCAAAAGGCCTCCATGTTTGCGATGCCCGCCCCAGACTTGGACTCGCTGCTTCCGGAGGGCTTCTTGGAACGTACCAAAGAGAGGGGGCTCGTGGTCAAGAAATGGGCCCCGCAGGTGGCCGTGTTGAGCCACCCGTCGGTGGGCGGGTTCGTGACtcactgcgggtggaactcaGTCCTTGAGGCAGTGTGTGCAGGCATACCGATGCTGGCGTGGCCGCTCTATGCGGAGCAGCGGCATAACAGGGTGCTGCTGGTGCAGGAGATGAGGATCGCCCTACCGGTGGACGAGTCAGAGGACGGGTCGGTGAGGTCAGAGGAGGTGGAGAAGCGAGTCAGAGAATTGATGGAGAGTGAAGAGGGCAAGATGGTGAGAGAACGAACGCTCGCCATGAAGGAAGAAGCTAAGGCTGCTCTGAGCCCCGGCGGGTCGTCTCGGTTGGCGTTGGCCAGACTCGTCGAGTCGTGGAAGCGCGAGTGA